From Saccopteryx leptura isolate mSacLep1 chromosome 3, mSacLep1_pri_phased_curated, whole genome shotgun sequence, one genomic window encodes:
- the LOC136401443 gene encoding lymphocyte antigen 6H-like isoform X1: MRGLYLVLLTALLCYDHALSLRCYLCTGIQGMDQCQVLPCGGGSNVCYKGDLVMTLTSGQQTKVHHGSCAPSCEAASEAMQLVANSVQNPLISRTEVQGLSCCERDLCNGVTRAGRSLWALAGGLLLSLGPTLLWALL, encoded by the exons ATGAGAGGCCTCTATCTCGTCCTGCTGACCGCCCTGCTGTGCTACgatcatg CCCTGAGCCTACGGTGCTACCTCTGTACTGGCATCCAGGGTATGGACCAGTGCCAAGTCCTCCCGTGTGGAGGGGGATCCAACGTCTGCTATAAGGGTGACCTAGTCATGACCCTGACGAGTG GGCAACAAACAAAGGTGCATCATGGGTCTTGTGCCCCTTCCTGCGAAGCGGCTTCAGAGGCTATGCAACTCGTCGCCAACTCAGTGCAGAATCCGCTGATCTCCAGGACTGAAGTGCAGGGTCTCTCTTGCTGTGAACGTGACCTCTGTAATGGGGTGACCCGGGCCGGGCGCAGTCTCTGGGCCCTCGCTGGGGGGCTCCTGCTCAGCCTGGGGCCCACTCTCCTCTGGGCCCTGCTGTGA